One region of Streptomyces leeuwenhoekii genomic DNA includes:
- a CDS encoding helix-turn-helix domain-containing protein: MLRQARGRLNPRDIPGFTATFGPKDDPGLTQSEVAHLLGVSTKWYRSLELGKPRTYSKQFLQAVRRVLKLNQEEWETVWRLTQGRPAPDSAPRPTTVDAVPPSLRRFIDAQSWPAYLCNRRWDLLYYNSAALRDYPWILHGTNVMIWVLTYPEARTQLIDWEQDWAIPMIAQLRYHAELWKEDFGLQTLVSEVLADPAARALWDSPDLPVMPHPSATATRKLYLPRRGAEEFEVLLLTMQVDDMPSNRMMIVIPAAQEKAVAG; this comes from the coding sequence GTGTTGCGCCAGGCCCGGGGGCGCCTGAATCCGCGCGACATCCCCGGTTTCACCGCGACCTTCGGTCCGAAGGACGACCCAGGGCTGACACAGAGTGAGGTCGCCCATCTACTCGGCGTTTCGACCAAGTGGTATCGGAGCCTTGAGCTGGGCAAGCCGCGTACCTACTCGAAGCAATTCCTGCAGGCGGTCCGGCGCGTCCTGAAGCTGAATCAGGAGGAGTGGGAAACCGTCTGGCGGCTGACCCAAGGCCGCCCCGCTCCCGACTCCGCCCCCCGCCCCACCACGGTGGACGCGGTCCCTCCGTCCCTGCGCCGCTTCATCGACGCGCAGAGCTGGCCGGCTTACCTATGCAACCGCCGGTGGGACTTGCTGTATTACAACTCCGCCGCGCTGCGCGACTATCCCTGGATACTGCACGGGACCAACGTGATGATCTGGGTCCTGACGTATCCCGAGGCACGCACCCAGCTGATCGACTGGGAGCAGGACTGGGCGATCCCGATGATTGCTCAGCTTCGCTACCACGCCGAGCTGTGGAAGGAGGACTTCGGGCTTCAGACCCTGGTTTCCGAGGTGCTGGCCGATCCTGCGGCACGGGCCCTGTGGGATTCACCGGACCTGCCGGTGATGCCACACCCGAGCGCTACCGCCACAAGGAAACTCTACCTGCCTCGCCGGGGCGCCGAAGAGTTCGAGGTGCTGCTTCTCACGATGCAGGTCGACGACATGCCATCCAACCGGATGATGATTGTCATTCCGGCCGCCCAGGAAAAAGCAGTTGCAGGCTGA
- a CDS encoding MAB_1171c family putative transporter, producing MSHQLLIAALLWAVALWRAPALRHSHKQRSLEICFLSLAAAMTFEIPQVGARADALTGVVSIDYLVKHMLGVVSAAALLDFITAVVRPGGWHQRSRRVTAATCLVLMCAAFALAPAQAREPDDILAAGHRPSMWALLHIGLFTLYIGVAMVFTAALFATAARKTTDRWVRTGHTLIVLGGLLGVLYALQRLALLGRTAAGDMTVTDVQQAAVVSTDLKVAAIVAIVLGSSLAPVSVAATAWREHRALRYLEPLWSGLTQAVPSVRLAFAVPPRRTRLRLHRRLVEISDATLALREYLPAEVQQRALDMAERAGYPPEARPAVAEAAWLKTATLATGRGPCAGEHPQPGGAGLSKQEELRWVRRVSAVYDRCPAVTAFATAEATAMLEEHRKQKP from the coding sequence ATGAGCCACCAGCTACTCATAGCGGCCCTGCTGTGGGCGGTCGCCCTCTGGAGAGCGCCCGCACTGCGGCACTCCCACAAGCAGCGCTCCCTGGAAATCTGCTTCCTCAGCCTTGCCGCGGCAATGACCTTCGAGATACCGCAGGTGGGCGCGCGAGCCGATGCCCTCACGGGCGTCGTCAGCATCGACTACCTGGTCAAGCACATGCTGGGCGTCGTCTCGGCAGCCGCTCTCCTCGACTTCATCACCGCGGTGGTCCGGCCCGGAGGCTGGCACCAAAGATCCCGGCGCGTGACCGCGGCCACCTGCCTGGTGCTGATGTGCGCAGCCTTCGCACTGGCGCCCGCCCAGGCCCGCGAACCCGACGACATCCTCGCCGCTGGGCACCGCCCCTCGATGTGGGCGCTGCTGCACATCGGCCTGTTCACCCTCTACATCGGCGTCGCCATGGTCTTCACCGCGGCCCTGTTCGCGACGGCCGCCCGGAAAACGACGGACCGCTGGGTCCGCACAGGCCATACGCTGATCGTCCTGGGCGGCCTGCTCGGCGTGCTCTACGCGCTCCAGCGCCTGGCTCTCCTCGGACGCACCGCCGCCGGCGACATGACGGTGACAGACGTCCAGCAGGCAGCCGTCGTCTCCACCGACCTCAAAGTCGCGGCCATCGTCGCCATCGTCTTGGGAAGCTCCCTGGCGCCTGTCTCAGTTGCGGCCACCGCCTGGCGGGAACACCGCGCACTGCGCTACCTCGAACCGCTGTGGTCGGGGCTCACCCAGGCGGTGCCCTCGGTCCGCCTGGCCTTCGCCGTTCCTCCGCGCCGTACGCGCCTGCGACTGCACCGCCGACTGGTGGAGATCAGCGACGCCACGCTGGCACTGCGCGAGTACCTACCCGCCGAGGTGCAGCAGCGGGCCCTCGACATGGCGGAACGGGCGGGATACCCGCCCGAAGCACGCCCAGCGGTCGCCGAGGCCGCATGGCTGAAGACCGCCACCCTGGCCACCGGCCGCGGCCCGTGCGCAGGGGAACACCCGCAGCCGGGCGGCGCCGGCCTCAGCAAGCAGGAAGAGCTCCGCTGGGTCCGCCGGGTGAGTGCCGTCTACGACCGCTGCCCCGCCGTCACCGCCTTCGCCACGGCCGAAGCCACGGCGATGCTCGAAGAACACCGGAAGCAGAAGCCATGA
- a CDS encoding NUDIX hydrolase — protein MSGQPAQPVIDTHVILRDGDKILFSQRGGPYGHGRWHMPSGKLDQGEPLTVGAARELYEETGVTTDPAHLRLVQIVHHRQDPTTERIGFFFEATRWEGQPVNKEPEKCLALQWFTVHELPDDIIEYPAAGLLGYLDTTGPLVEHAWS, from the coding sequence ATGAGCGGACAACCAGCACAACCAGTCATCGACACCCACGTCATCCTCCGCGACGGAGACAAGATCCTCTTCTCCCAGCGAGGCGGACCCTACGGCCACGGACGATGGCACATGCCATCGGGCAAGCTCGACCAAGGCGAACCCCTGACCGTCGGCGCCGCCCGCGAACTCTACGAGGAAACCGGCGTCACCACCGACCCCGCCCACCTCCGACTCGTGCAGATCGTGCACCACCGGCAGGATCCGACGACCGAACGGATCGGCTTCTTCTTCGAGGCCACACGATGGGAAGGCCAGCCGGTCAACAAGGAGCCCGAAAAGTGCCTCGCGCTCCAATGGTTCACCGTCCACGAACTGCCCGACGACATCATCGAGTACCCCGCAGCCGGCCTGCTGGGCTACCTCGACACCACCGGGCCTCTCGTTGAGCACGCCTGGTCCTAG
- a CDS encoding phosphatase PAP2 family protein: MSSIQITNPGTQRTARLISDQLHPKTWIVAVCLLIGWHADHLRGVMWSLVGVLFAAVIPILFIDHGIKRGRWGDRNVGARQARLLVMAVILASVLTCFTLMTTLDAPRVLSALIASMLVTLAALACVTLAWKISVHQAVSAGAIIMLAQTYGPWALLGYVLVAVVGWSRVELRDHTPAQVIAGTLLGTAVAAATFAALR; encoded by the coding sequence ATGAGTTCCATACAGATCACCAACCCTGGCACCCAGCGCACCGCGCGGCTGATCAGCGACCAGCTCCACCCCAAGACCTGGATCGTCGCGGTCTGCCTCCTGATCGGCTGGCACGCGGATCACCTGCGCGGCGTGATGTGGAGTCTGGTCGGAGTCCTCTTCGCGGCGGTCATCCCCATCCTCTTCATCGACCACGGCATCAAGCGGGGGAGGTGGGGCGACCGGAACGTGGGCGCCAGACAGGCGCGGCTGCTGGTCATGGCCGTCATCCTGGCCTCCGTCCTGACCTGCTTCACCCTGATGACCACGCTGGACGCCCCCCGCGTCCTCAGCGCCCTGATCGCCAGCATGCTGGTCACGCTCGCCGCGCTCGCCTGCGTCACCCTGGCCTGGAAGATCTCGGTCCACCAAGCCGTCTCCGCCGGCGCCATCATCATGCTCGCGCAGACCTACGGCCCCTGGGCCCTGCTCGGCTACGTCCTGGTCGCGGTCGTCGGATGGTCCCGAGTCGAGCTCCGCGACCACACGCCAGCTCAGGTGATCGCCGGCACCCTGCTGGGCACCGCGGTGGCGGCTGCCACCTTCGCAGCACTTCGGTAA